The sequence AACTGGCCTATGCCTATCATTTCGATGCGGGCCTTTATGCCGCCTACTTGCGCCGCTATGCCGAGGCACGCGGCGTCGTGCGGCACGAAGGCCTGATCCAGTCGGTCGAGCGCGACGGCGAGGGCGGCGATATTGCCGCGTTGGTCCTCGATGGTGAACGCCGGATTGAAGGCGACTTCTTCATCGACTGCACCGGCTTTCGCGGCCTGCTGATCGAAGGCGCACTCGAAACCGGTTTCGATGACTGGACACACTATCTCCCGTGCGACCGTGCACTGGCCGTGCCCTGCGCCAGCGGCGGCGATTTCACGCCCTACACGCGCTCGACCGCGCGCAAATGCGGCTGGCAGTGGCGCATCCCCCTGCAGCACCGCATCGGCAACGGCCACGTCTATTCCAGCGCAATGATTTCCGACGACGAGGCGGCGGCAACCCTGCTCGCCAATCTCGACGGTAAACCGCTCGCCGATCCGCGCCAGCTGCGCTTCACCACCGGCATGCGGCGCAAGCACTGGAACCGAAATTGCATCGCCATCGGGCTTGCAGCGGGGTTCATGGAACCGCTGGAATCGACCAGCATCCATCTGGTCCAGAGCGCCATCAGCCGCTTCCTGTCGATGCTTCCGGCGGGCAAATCCGATCCGGCGATGGTTGATCATTTCAACGCGCAAGCCGCGTTCGAATGGACCCGCACCCGCGATTTCATCGTCCTGCACTACTGGGCCAACCAGCGTGTCGGCGAGCCGTTCTGGGATGCGATGCGCGCCATGGAATTGCCCGGGACGCTTACCGCCAAGCTGGCGCAATGGCAGGCCTCGGGCTTCATCCACCGCGAGC is a genomic window of Novosphingobium sp. MMS21-SN21R containing:
- a CDS encoding tryptophan halogenase family protein, whose protein sequence is MRFVIAGGGTAGWMTAAALSRFAPPGTRIDLVESEDIGTIGVGEATIPQIHLFNAALGLDEAEFLRETKGTFKLGIEFAGWQAEGHTYMHAFGSIGRPVGLLPFQHYWLRAKQLGFAAPLQRYSLNELAARTMRMQLGRRTPQSPELAYAYHFDAGLYAAYLRRYAEARGVVRHEGLIQSVERDGEGGDIAALVLDGERRIEGDFFIDCTGFRGLLIEGALETGFDDWTHYLPCDRALAVPCASGGDFTPYTRSTARKCGWQWRIPLQHRIGNGHVYSSAMISDDEAAATLLANLDGKPLADPRQLRFTTGMRRKHWNRNCIAIGLAAGFMEPLESTSIHLVQSAISRFLSMLPAGKSDPAMVDHFNAQAAFEWTRTRDFIVLHYWANQRVGEPFWDAMRAMELPGTLTAKLAQWQASGFIHREHEELFTEVGWFQVLAGQGVEARGYNPIADALTEEALRDLLGLTEAELVEEVRQMPRHIEVVEQMVRGATA